The Cloacibacillus sp. genome has a window encoding:
- the murD gene encoding UDP-N-acetylmuramoyl-L-alanine--D-glutamate ligase — protein MQLAGKRISVVGAGVSGRALAELAAELGADVFVSDIKEPDAAAVKVFEDKGIKWEGGGNTERVLEADEIVVSSGISPKAPIIEAARAKGITVTGELDFVSPYLSGIVIGVTGSNGKTTTTSMIGYFLEQMGYSVMTGGNIGNAVAHAAGKDYDFIVLELSSFQLHWAKDFICDLAIVTNLAPDHIDWHGSYENYVAAKANLINCLAPGGAAIYQKRDEEALKIEREDVERYPLCWGEDDPHMKGLYLDGEVRAAWINGGDCRMKHRLFLFDDVKLLGNHNIENTAMALGALALFNIMDVPPSVIGSYVPPKHRCAFAGKIRGVTFVDDSKGTNVAATVTAMTSLPGTKVIILGGQGKGEDYAPLAEAVKENTHAAVLLGSEREKIAAALSAAGVTDYKIAADMEEAVKTAYGLAADGDTVLLSPACTSWDMYPSYNVRGDHFCAIVKEIIASEE, from the coding sequence ATGCAGTTGGCTGGAAAACGGATATCGGTGGTAGGCGCGGGCGTCAGCGGACGCGCGCTCGCCGAACTCGCAGCGGAGCTTGGCGCGGATGTATTCGTCTCCGATATAAAGGAGCCGGACGCGGCGGCAGTCAAGGTTTTTGAGGATAAGGGAATAAAATGGGAGGGCGGCGGCAACACGGAACGTGTGCTTGAGGCCGACGAGATCGTCGTCAGTTCAGGCATCTCGCCCAAGGCCCCGATAATCGAGGCGGCGCGCGCGAAGGGGATCACGGTCACGGGCGAGCTGGATTTCGTCTCTCCGTACCTTTCGGGAATCGTGATCGGCGTCACCGGCAGCAACGGCAAGACGACGACCACCTCTATGATCGGTTATTTCCTGGAGCAGATGGGCTATTCCGTGATGACGGGCGGCAACATCGGCAACGCCGTGGCCCACGCCGCGGGAAAGGATTATGACTTTATCGTTCTTGAGCTCTCCAGCTTCCAGCTGCATTGGGCAAAGGATTTTATCTGCGACCTCGCCATAGTGACAAACCTTGCCCCCGACCATATAGACTGGCACGGCTCATATGAAAATTATGTCGCGGCGAAGGCGAACCTGATAAACTGCCTCGCGCCGGGCGGCGCCGCGATCTATCAGAAGCGCGACGAAGAGGCGCTCAAGATTGAGAGGGAAGATGTCGAAAGGTATCCGCTCTGCTGGGGCGAAGATGATCCCCACATGAAGGGTCTCTACCTTGACGGCGAAGTAAGGGCCGCCTGGATAAACGGAGGCGACTGCCGCATGAAGCATCGCCTTTTCCTCTTTGACGACGTCAAACTGCTTGGAAACCACAACATCGAAAATACCGCGATGGCCCTTGGCGCTCTCGCGCTCTTTAATATTATGGACGTCCCGCCGTCGGTGATCGGCTCCTATGTGCCGCCGAAGCACCGCTGCGCCTTTGCCGGAAAGATCCGCGGCGTGACCTTCGTCGACGACTCCAAGGGCACCAATGTCGCGGCGACCGTTACGGCGATGACCTCACTTCCCGGCACTAAGGTCATAATCCTCGGCGGCCAGGGCAAAGGAGAAGACTATGCGCCGCTCGCCGAGGCTGTGAAGGAAAACACCCACGCGGCGGTGCTCCTCGGCTCCGAAAGAGAGAAGATCGCCGCCGCCCTGTCGGCGGCCGGCGTTACGGACTATAAAATCGCCGCCGATATGGAAGAGGCCGTCAAGACGGCCTACGGCCTGGCCGCCGATGGCGACACGGTGCTGCTCTCCCCGGCCTGTACGAGCTGGGATATGTATCCGAGCTATAATGTCCGCGGAGATCATTTCTGCGCGATTGTAAAAGAGATAATCGCTTCGGAGGAGTAA
- the mraY gene encoding phospho-N-acetylmuramoyl-pentapeptide-transferase — MFIDFTAILFFTFALEIFLQRSWISVMHSLKIEQVTKLYGPSWHEKTKMGTPTMGGIVFIPVLLLAIPLIIMMDGDFSLSGAARIVSYPVLAAAVGFVDDWLKYSRRSSDGLKSLQKLALQVAVTLPWALWVSEPPFVIFPGFEVSRLLYVALVTFVGVGLQNAVNVTDGLDGLAAGCALISFMFALSFIDGGSTMMLIIAAACGICLGFLWHNANPASVFMGDVGAHFLAGLLLSICLNSGVLIFVIPLGFFFGVEILSVTIQIIAIRCFHRKVFKMSPIHHHFEMSGWKETQIVTRFWVMHIIGICLLMSLLFYFALRNF; from the coding sequence ATGTTTATCGATTTCACGGCGATCCTCTTTTTTACATTCGCGCTGGAGATATTTCTCCAGCGGAGCTGGATCAGCGTCATGCACAGCCTGAAGATAGAGCAGGTGACCAAGCTCTACGGTCCGTCGTGGCATGAGAAGACGAAGATGGGTACGCCGACGATGGGCGGCATCGTCTTTATCCCCGTGCTACTGCTCGCCATCCCGCTGATAATAATGATGGACGGGGATTTTTCCCTCAGCGGCGCGGCGCGGATCGTCTCTTATCCGGTGCTCGCGGCGGCGGTCGGTTTCGTCGACGACTGGCTGAAATACAGCCGCCGCTCCAGCGACGGCCTTAAGAGCCTGCAAAAGCTCGCCCTGCAGGTCGCCGTCACCCTGCCGTGGGCGCTGTGGGTCTCCGAGCCGCCGTTTGTGATATTCCCCGGGTTTGAGGTCTCGCGCTTGCTTTATGTCGCGCTGGTGACCTTCGTCGGCGTTGGGCTTCAGAACGCGGTCAACGTTACGGACGGCCTTGACGGCTTGGCCGCCGGCTGCGCCCTGATATCCTTTATGTTTGCGCTCTCCTTTATAGACGGCGGTTCGACGATGATGCTTATCATCGCGGCGGCCTGCGGCATCTGCCTCGGTTTTCTCTGGCACAACGCCAATCCCGCCTCGGTATTTATGGGCGACGTTGGCGCGCACTTTCTCGCCGGCCTTCTGCTCTCTATCTGCCTTAACTCCGGCGTCCTTATTTTTGTGATCCCGCTCGGCTTTTTCTTCGGGGTGGAGATTTTGTCGGTCACGATCCAGATAATCGCGATCCGCTGTTTTCACCGCAAGGTATTTAAGATGAGCCCGATACACCATCATTTTGAGATGTCAGGCTGGAAGGAGACGCAGATAGTTACGCGTTTCTGGGTGATGCACATCATCGGCATCTGTCTTTTGATGAGCCTCTTATTTTATTTTGCACTTCGGAATTTTTGA